In Carya illinoinensis cultivar Pawnee chromosome 7, C.illinoinensisPawnee_v1, whole genome shotgun sequence, the following are encoded in one genomic region:
- the LOC122314823 gene encoding adenine phosphoribosyltransferase 1-like → MASEDCQDARIARIAAAIRAIPNFPKPGILFQDITTLLLDTRAFRDTIDLFVERYKDKDISVVAGIEARGFIFGPPVALAIGAKFVPLRKPNKLPGEVISEEYSLEYGKDKMEMHVGAVQAGERALVIDDLIATGGTLCAAISLLERVAVHVVECACVIELPELKGRERLGDKPLFVLVDAA, encoded by the exons ATGGCTTCTGAGGATTGCCAAGACGCTCGCATAGCAAGAATCGCCGCAGCCATCCGAGCCATCCCAAACTTCCCTAAACCAG GGATTTTGTTCCAAGATATAACCACCTTGCTTCTTGATACGAGGGCGTTCAGGGACACCATCGATTTGTTCGTTGAGAGGTACAAAGACAAAGATATATCCGTGGTTGCAG GTATTGAAGCTAGAGGTTTTATCTTTGGCCCTCCAGTTGCATTGGCTATAGGTGCAAAGTTTGTCCCCTTGAGAAAGCCCAATAAGTTGCCTG GAGAGGTTATTTCTGAAGAGTATTCATTGGAGTATGGAAAAGACAAAATGGAGATGCATGTAGGCGCTGTTCAAGCAGGAGAACGTGCACTGGTAATAGATGATCTCATTGCAACTGGGGGAACCTTGTGTGCAGCAATCAGCCTACTCG AGCGTGTTGCAGTGCATGTGGTAGAGTGTGCTTGTGTTATTGAATTGCCTGAGCTGAAG GGTCGGGAACGGTTGGGAGACAAACCATTGTTTGTTCTTGTTGATGCAGCTTGA